A portion of the Streptomyces erythrochromogenes genome contains these proteins:
- a CDS encoding electron transfer flavoprotein subunit alpha/FixB family protein, protein MAEVLVYVDHVDGAVRKPTLELLTLARRIGEPVAVALGAGADATAAVLAEHGAVKVLTADAPEFTEYLVVPKVDALQAAYEAVSPAAVLVPSSAEGKEIAARLAVRIGSGIITDAVDLEAGDEGPVATQSAFAASFTTKSRVSKGTPVITVKPNSAPVEAAPAAGAVEALAVTFGALATGTKVTGRTPRESTGRPELTEAAIVVSGGRGVNGAENFGIIEELADSLGAAVGASRAAVDAGWYPHTNQVGQTGKSVSPQLYIASGISGAIQHRAGMQTSKTIVAINKDSEAPIFDLVDYGVVGDLFAVVPQLTEEIKARKG, encoded by the coding sequence ATGGCTGAAGTTCTCGTCTACGTCGACCACGTGGACGGCGCCGTCCGCAAGCCCACCCTCGAGCTGCTGACGCTGGCCCGCCGCATCGGCGAGCCCGTCGCCGTCGCCCTGGGCGCCGGTGCCGACGCCACCGCCGCGGTGCTCGCCGAGCACGGCGCGGTCAAGGTCCTCACTGCCGACGCCCCCGAGTTCACCGAGTACCTCGTGGTGCCGAAGGTGGACGCGCTCCAGGCCGCGTACGAGGCCGTGTCCCCGGCCGCCGTGCTCGTCCCGTCCTCCGCCGAGGGCAAGGAGATCGCCGCCCGCCTGGCCGTGCGCATCGGCTCCGGCATCATCACCGACGCCGTCGACCTGGAGGCGGGTGACGAGGGTCCGGTCGCGACGCAGTCGGCCTTCGCCGCGTCGTTCACCACCAAGTCCCGCGTCTCCAAGGGCACCCCGGTCATCACCGTGAAGCCGAACTCGGCCCCGGTCGAGGCCGCTCCGGCCGCCGGCGCCGTCGAGGCGCTGGCCGTCACCTTCGGCGCCCTGGCCACCGGCACCAAGGTCACCGGCCGCACCCCGCGCGAGTCGACCGGCCGTCCCGAGCTGACCGAGGCCGCGATCGTCGTCTCCGGCGGCCGTGGCGTCAACGGTGCCGAGAACTTCGGCATCATCGAGGAGCTCGCGGACTCCCTCGGCGCGGCCGTCGGCGCCTCGCGCGCCGCCGTCGACGCCGGCTGGTACCCGCACACCAACCAGGTCGGCCAGACCGGCAAGTCGGTCTCCCCGCAGCTCTACATCGCCTCCGGCATCTCCGGCGCGATCCAGCACCGGGCCGGCATGCAGACCTCGAAGACCATCGTGGCCATCAACAAGGACTCCGAGGCCCCGATCTTCGACCTCGTCGACTACGGCGTGGTCGGCGACCTCTTCGCGGTCGTCCCGCAGCTGACCGAGGAGATCAAGGCGCGCAAGGGCTGA
- a CDS encoding DUF6986 family protein, whose product MGQQEKVATSLAGAVSEGISASLAPVDAELARHYPGDPGTRQPIHTVYVPGDVFAADTIRSWGDQALAALDEHAPDAATFAKVLGISDELAVPVYDRVRAKLRREPVEDLRVDFEDGFGVRSDEEEDQAAARAARLVSEAFSNGTNAPYMGIRMKCMESNVRDRGIRTTDIFLSGLLEHGGLPEGLVLTLPKVTYAEQVSAFVKLLEAFETTRGLRPGRIGFEIQIETSQSILASDGTATVARMIEASKGRATGLHYGTFDYSACVGVSAAYQASDHPAADHAKAIMQVAAAGTGVRVSDGSTNVLPIGTTEKVHEGWKLHYGLTRRALARAYYQGWDMHPAHLPTRYAAVFTFYREGLEAAAARLKAYVAKIEGDVMDEPATAKALAGYLVRGLDCGAVGADEVTALTGLTRAELDAFAIPRRSATLTATA is encoded by the coding sequence ATGGGTCAGCAGGAGAAGGTGGCGACGAGCCTCGCAGGCGCGGTCAGCGAGGGCATCAGCGCCTCCCTCGCGCCGGTGGACGCGGAGCTCGCGCGCCACTACCCGGGCGACCCCGGCACCCGGCAGCCCATCCACACGGTCTACGTGCCCGGTGACGTCTTCGCCGCCGACACCATCCGCTCCTGGGGCGACCAGGCCCTGGCCGCGCTCGACGAGCACGCCCCGGACGCCGCCACCTTCGCCAAGGTCCTCGGCATCTCCGACGAGCTGGCCGTACCGGTCTACGACCGCGTCCGGGCCAAGCTCCGGCGCGAGCCCGTCGAGGACCTCCGCGTCGACTTCGAGGACGGCTTCGGCGTCCGCTCCGACGAGGAGGAGGACCAGGCCGCGGCCCGCGCCGCCCGCCTCGTCTCGGAAGCCTTCTCCAACGGCACCAACGCGCCGTACATGGGCATCCGCATGAAGTGCATGGAATCCAACGTCCGCGACCGCGGCATCCGCACCACCGACATCTTCCTCTCCGGTCTGCTGGAGCACGGCGGCCTGCCCGAGGGCCTGGTCCTGACGCTCCCGAAGGTCACCTACGCCGAGCAGGTCAGCGCCTTCGTCAAGCTGCTGGAGGCCTTCGAGACCACCCGCGGCCTGCGCCCGGGCCGGATCGGCTTCGAGATCCAGATCGAGACCAGCCAGTCCATCCTGGCCTCCGACGGCACCGCCACCGTCGCCCGGATGATCGAGGCCTCCAAGGGCCGCGCGACCGGCCTGCACTACGGCACCTTCGACTACAGCGCCTGCGTCGGCGTCTCCGCCGCGTACCAGGCCAGCGACCACCCCGCCGCCGACCACGCGAAGGCGATCATGCAGGTCGCGGCCGCCGGCACCGGCGTACGCGTCTCGGACGGCTCCACCAATGTGCTGCCGATCGGCACCACCGAGAAGGTCCACGAGGGCTGGAAGCTCCACTACGGCCTGACCCGCCGCGCCCTGGCCCGCGCCTACTACCAGGGCTGGGACATGCACCCGGCGCACCTGCCGACCCGTTACGCCGCCGTCTTCACCTTCTACCGCGAGGGTCTGGAGGCCGCCGCCGCACGCCTGAAGGCGTACGTGGCCAAGATCGAGGGCGACGTGATGGACGAGCCCGCGACCGCCAAGGCCCTGGCCGGCTACCTGGTCCGCGGCCTCGACTGCGGCGCGGTGGGCGCCGACGAGGTCACCGCCCTGACCGGCCTGACCCGCGCCGAACTCGACGCCTTCGCCATCCCGCGCCGCTCGGCCACCCTGACGGCCACCGCCTGA
- a CDS encoding LacI family DNA-binding transcriptional regulator — protein MKDVAARAGVGLKTVSRVVNGEPGVTPETEKRVQEAIEALGFRRNDSARVLRKGRTATVGLVLEDLADPFYGPLNRAVEEVARAHGALLINGSSAQDPDRERELALALCARRVDGLIVIPAGNDHRYLEPEMRAGVATVFVDRPAGGIDADVVLSDNFGGARGGVAHLIAGGHRRVGFIGDHPRIHTATERLRGYRAAMAEAGLPVAGSWVSLGSTEPGRVAAAARSMLAGPEPVTAVFAGNNRVTVTVVRVLASLERPVALVGFDDFELADLLRPGVTVVAQDPAALGRVATDRLFQRLSGTNLPPTRTELPTRLIPRGSGELPPTG, from the coding sequence ATGAAGGACGTGGCGGCCCGGGCGGGGGTCGGCCTGAAGACGGTGTCCCGGGTGGTCAACGGCGAGCCGGGTGTCACCCCCGAGACGGAGAAGCGGGTCCAGGAGGCCATCGAGGCCCTGGGTTTCCGCCGCAACGACAGCGCGCGGGTGCTGCGCAAGGGCCGTACGGCCACCGTCGGCCTGGTCCTGGAGGACCTCGCCGACCCCTTCTACGGTCCGCTGAACCGGGCGGTGGAGGAGGTGGCCCGCGCGCACGGGGCCCTGCTCATCAACGGCTCCAGCGCGCAGGACCCGGACCGGGAGCGGGAGTTGGCGCTCGCGCTGTGCGCCCGCCGGGTGGACGGCCTGATCGTGATCCCGGCCGGGAACGACCACCGCTACCTGGAGCCGGAGATGCGGGCGGGCGTGGCCACGGTGTTCGTGGACCGGCCGGCCGGCGGGATCGACGCCGACGTGGTGTTGTCGGACAACTTCGGCGGGGCCCGCGGCGGTGTCGCGCACCTGATCGCGGGCGGCCACCGCCGGGTCGGCTTCATCGGGGACCACCCCCGCATCCACACGGCGACGGAACGTCTGCGCGGCTACCGCGCGGCCATGGCGGAGGCGGGCCTCCCCGTGGCCGGATCCTGGGTCTCGCTCGGCTCGACGGAGCCCGGCCGGGTCGCGGCGGCGGCACGGTCGATGCTCGCGGGCCCGGAGCCGGTGACCGCCGTCTTCGCCGGCAACAACCGCGTGACGGTCACGGTGGTACGCGTCCTGGCCTCCCTGGAACGCCCGGTGGCCCTGGTGGGCTTCGACGACTTCGAGCTGGCGGACCTGCTGCGCCCGGGCGTCACGGTGGTCGCCCAGGACCCGGCGGCACTGGGCCGGGTGGCCACGGACCGCCTCTTCCAACGCCTGTCGGGCACCAACCTCCCCCCGACCCGCACCGAACTCCCCACCCGCCTCATCCCCCGCGGCTCGGGCGAACTCCCGCCGACGGGCTGA
- a CDS encoding NUDIX hydrolase, with the protein MIVWINGTFSAGKTSTARELTGILPDSTLFDPEFIGDALRVLLPPERLAEVADYQDLPSWRRLVVDTAAAMLAEVGGVLVVPMTLLRQEYRDEIFGGLAARRIPVRHVLLAPAETILRERIATRTEPGAPEDVDVRVRQWAYDHIPAYQEALGWLTGDAHVIDNGLLTVRETAERIAEAVRSETARICDIVQTPEPTRETVAAGVLLFDEQDRVLLVDPTYKAGWEFPGGVVEAGEAPACAGVREVAEELGLVLDRMPGLLVVDWERPLHPGYGGLRLLFDGGRLTEEAAARLRLPGPELRAWRFVTEAEAAELLPQHRYERLRWALRARERARPLYLEAGVPTG; encoded by the coding sequence GTGATTGTCTGGATCAACGGCACGTTCAGCGCCGGGAAGACCAGCACGGCCCGTGAACTGACCGGAATCCTCCCGGACAGCACCCTGTTCGACCCGGAGTTCATCGGCGACGCGCTGCGGGTGCTGCTGCCGCCCGAACGGCTGGCCGAGGTCGCCGACTACCAGGACCTGCCGAGTTGGCGGCGGCTGGTCGTGGACACGGCCGCGGCGATGCTCGCCGAGGTGGGCGGGGTGCTCGTCGTCCCGATGACGCTGCTGCGCCAGGAGTACCGGGACGAGATCTTCGGCGGGCTGGCGGCGCGGCGGATCCCGGTGCGGCACGTGCTGCTCGCCCCTGCGGAAACGATCCTTCGGGAGCGGATCGCGACCCGTACGGAGCCCGGGGCGCCCGAGGACGTGGACGTGCGCGTCCGACAGTGGGCCTACGACCACATCCCCGCCTACCAGGAGGCCCTCGGCTGGCTCACCGGCGACGCGCACGTCATCGACAACGGGCTCCTGACCGTACGGGAGACCGCCGAGCGGATCGCCGAAGCCGTCCGCTCGGAGACCGCCCGGATCTGCGACATCGTGCAGACCCCGGAGCCCACGCGGGAGACGGTGGCGGCCGGGGTACTGCTCTTCGACGAGCAGGACCGGGTGCTGCTCGTGGACCCGACGTACAAGGCGGGCTGGGAGTTCCCGGGGGGCGTCGTCGAAGCGGGCGAGGCGCCCGCCTGCGCCGGCGTACGGGAGGTCGCGGAGGAACTCGGCCTCGTACTGGACCGGATGCCGGGGCTCCTCGTGGTCGACTGGGAACGCCCGCTGCACCCCGGCTACGGAGGGCTGCGCCTGCTCTTCGACGGCGGCCGCCTCACCGAAGAGGCAGCGGCCCGCCTCCGGCTGCCCGGCCCCGAGCTGCGGGCCTGGCGCTTCGTGACGGAGGCCGAGGCAGCCGAACTGCTGCCGCAGCACCGGTACGAACGCCTGCGCTGGGCCCTGCGCGCCCGCGAACGCGCCCGCCCCCTCTACCTGGAGGCGGGCGTCCCCACCGGCTGA
- a CDS encoding MBL fold metallo-hydrolase yields the protein MDLVEVLPNRLHMLRFPIGQAYLWQDGEALTLVDAGNVESAAEIEGAIRSLGLLPERLERIVLTHCHRDHVGAAGELAARWGARVLAHRLDAPVIRGERPVPEPVLLDWEIPLYAHGLTVPEAPPTRVDRELEDGNALGFGDGAYVVHAPGHTDGSIGIHLPQHGVLFTGDCIAAVGPLMLGVFNVDRGRAVASFRRLAALAPSVACFGHGDPLVVDTAPALAKAAAETPA from the coding sequence ATGGATCTTGTCGAAGTACTCCCGAACCGGCTCCACATGCTCCGCTTCCCCATCGGCCAGGCCTACCTCTGGCAGGACGGCGAAGCCCTCACCCTCGTCGACGCGGGCAACGTCGAATCCGCCGCGGAGATCGAAGGGGCGATACGTTCCCTCGGGCTGCTGCCCGAGCGGCTGGAGCGGATCGTCCTCACGCACTGCCACCGCGACCACGTGGGCGCGGCCGGTGAACTCGCCGCCCGCTGGGGGGCACGGGTGCTCGCGCACCGGCTGGACGCGCCGGTGATCCGGGGCGAGCGGCCCGTCCCCGAACCGGTGCTCCTGGACTGGGAGATCCCGCTGTACGCGCACGGCCTGACCGTCCCCGAGGCCCCGCCCACCCGGGTCGACCGGGAGCTGGAGGACGGGAACGCGCTGGGCTTCGGGGACGGGGCGTACGTCGTCCACGCCCCGGGCCACACGGACGGCAGCATCGGCATCCATCTCCCGCAGCACGGCGTGCTGTTCACGGGGGACTGCATCGCCGCCGTCGGCCCGCTGATGCTGGGCGTCTTCAACGTCGACCGCGGCCGGGCGGTCGCGTCCTTCCGGCGGCTGGCCGCACTCGCACCGTCGGTCGCCTGCTTCGGCCACGGCGACCCCCTGGTGGTGGACACCGCTCCCGCCCTGGCCAAGGCCGCCGCCGAAACGCCCGCCTGA
- a CDS encoding dipeptidase: MSQNPIAETIASLMPRAKQELTELVAFQSVADWAQFPQSESEAAANWVADALRAEGFQDVALLDTPDGTQSVYGFLPGPEGAPTVLLYAHYDVQPPLDDDAWISPAFELTERDGRWYGRGAADCKGGFIMHLLALRALKANGGVPVSVKVIVEGSEEQGTGGLQQYAEAHPELLAADTIVIGDAGNFRLGLPTVTATLRGMCLLKLKIDTLGGNLHSGVFGGAAPDALAALIRVLDSLRAADGSTTVDGLASDAVWEGLQYPEADFRSDAKVLDGVELIGEGTIADRLWARPAVTVLGIDCPPVVGATPSVHASAGALISLRVPPGVDTGQAVKLLQAHLEAHTPWKARLELEVVGQGQPFRADTDSPAYASMRTALEAAYPGQEMQITGMGGSIPLCNTLTSLYPQAEMLLIGLSEPEAQIHAVNESVSPEELERLSVAEALFLVGYAESKRA, encoded by the coding sequence ATGTCCCAGAATCCGATCGCCGAGACCATCGCCTCGCTGATGCCCCGCGCCAAGCAGGAGCTGACCGAGCTGGTGGCCTTCCAGTCGGTGGCGGACTGGGCGCAATTCCCGCAGAGCGAGAGCGAGGCCGCGGCGAACTGGGTGGCCGACGCCCTGCGCGCCGAGGGCTTCCAGGACGTGGCACTGCTCGACACCCCCGACGGCACCCAGTCGGTGTACGGCTTCCTGCCCGGCCCCGAGGGCGCGCCGACCGTCCTGCTCTACGCGCACTACGACGTGCAGCCGCCGCTGGACGACGACGCCTGGATCTCCCCGGCCTTCGAGCTGACCGAGCGCGACGGCCGCTGGTACGGGCGCGGTGCGGCCGACTGCAAGGGCGGGTTCATCATGCACCTGCTGGCGCTGCGCGCGCTGAAGGCCAACGGCGGTGTGCCGGTCAGCGTGAAGGTCATCGTCGAGGGCTCCGAGGAGCAGGGCACGGGCGGCCTCCAGCAGTACGCGGAGGCGCACCCGGAGCTGCTGGCCGCCGACACCATCGTCATCGGCGACGCCGGCAACTTCCGTCTCGGCCTGCCCACCGTGACCGCCACCCTGCGCGGCATGTGCCTGCTGAAGCTCAAGATCGACACTCTGGGCGGCAACCTGCACTCCGGCGTGTTCGGCGGTGCCGCGCCCGACGCGCTGGCCGCGCTGATCCGCGTACTCGACTCGCTGCGCGCCGCGGACGGTTCGACGACCGTGGACGGGCTCGCGTCGGACGCGGTGTGGGAAGGCCTGCAGTACCCGGAGGCGGACTTCCGCTCCGACGCGAAGGTCCTGGACGGGGTCGAGCTGATCGGCGAGGGCACCATCGCCGACCGGCTGTGGGCGCGTCCGGCCGTCACCGTGCTCGGCATCGACTGCCCGCCGGTGGTCGGCGCCACGCCGTCGGTGCACGCGAGCGCGGGCGCGCTGATCAGCCTGCGCGTGCCGCCGGGCGTGGACACCGGCCAGGCCGTCAAGCTGCTGCAGGCCCACCTGGAGGCGCACACGCCGTGGAAGGCGCGCCTCGAACTGGAGGTCGTCGGCCAGGGCCAGCCTTTCCGGGCGGACACCGACAGCCCGGCGTACGCGTCGATGCGCACTGCCCTGGAGGCCGCCTACCCGGGCCAGGAGATGCAGATCACCGGCATGGGCGGGTCGATCCCGCTGTGCAACACGCTGACGTCGCTCTACCCGCAGGCGGAGATGCTGCTGATCGGGCTGAGCGAGCCGGAGGCGCAGATCCACGCGGTCAACGAGAGCGTGTCGCCCGAGGAGCTGGAGCGCCTGTCGGTGGCCGAGGCCCTGTTCCTCGTCGGCTACGCGGAGTCCAAGCGCGCCTGA
- a CDS encoding geranylgeranyl reductase family protein — MWDVVVVGAGPAGSSAAHAAATAGRRVLLLEKAELPRYKTCGGGIIGPSRDALPPGFVLPLKDRIHAVTFSMDGKLTRTRRSKHMLFGLINRPEFDAGLVAEAEKAGATVRTGTAVTRVEQHGAAVPDRRTVAVVLAGGETVLARAVVGADGSASRIGAHVGVEMDQVDLGLEAEIPVPATVAEDWKGRVLIDWGPLPGSYGWVFPKGDTLTVGVISAKGEGAATKRYLDDFIARLGLAGFEPAVSSGHLTRCRKPDSPLSRGRVLVAGDAAGLLEPWTREGISFALRSGRLAGEWAVKIAEAQDAVDARRQALNYAFAVKAGLGVEMGVGKRMLTVFEARPGLLHAAITGFRPAWRAFARITRGATTLADMVRTYPLARKALHVLDARQAAAARNGAGDGA; from the coding sequence GTGTGGGACGTGGTCGTGGTCGGAGCCGGGCCGGCCGGTTCCTCGGCCGCGCACGCGGCGGCCACGGCGGGGCGCCGCGTCCTGCTGCTGGAGAAGGCCGAACTGCCCCGGTACAAGACGTGCGGAGGCGGCATCATCGGCCCCTCGCGCGACGCGCTCCCGCCGGGCTTCGTCCTGCCCCTCAAGGACCGCATCCACGCGGTCACCTTCTCGATGGACGGCAAGCTGACCCGCACCCGGCGCTCGAAGCACATGCTCTTCGGGCTCATCAACCGGCCCGAGTTCGACGCCGGCCTGGTCGCGGAGGCGGAGAAGGCCGGCGCCACCGTCCGTACGGGCACCGCCGTGACCCGCGTGGAACAGCACGGCGCGGCCGTGCCCGACCGGCGGACCGTGGCCGTGGTGCTGGCCGGCGGGGAGACCGTCCTGGCGCGCGCGGTGGTCGGCGCGGACGGCAGCGCGAGCCGGATCGGCGCGCACGTGGGTGTCGAGATGGACCAGGTGGACCTCGGCCTGGAGGCGGAGATCCCCGTCCCAGCGACGGTGGCGGAGGACTGGAAGGGGCGGGTGCTGATCGACTGGGGCCCGCTGCCCGGCAGTTACGGCTGGGTCTTCCCCAAGGGCGACACCCTCACGGTCGGGGTGATCTCGGCCAAGGGCGAAGGAGCCGCGACCAAGCGGTACCTGGACGACTTCATCGCCCGGCTCGGACTCGCCGGCTTCGAACCGGCCGTCTCCTCCGGGCACCTGACCCGGTGTCGCAAGCCCGATTCGCCGCTCTCCCGCGGCCGGGTCCTGGTCGCGGGCGACGCGGCCGGACTGCTGGAGCCGTGGACGCGGGAGGGCATCTCCTTCGCGCTGCGCTCGGGGCGGCTCGCGGGGGAGTGGGCGGTGAAGATCGCCGAAGCGCAGGACGCGGTGGACGCGCGCCGCCAGGCCCTCAACTACGCCTTCGCGGTGAAGGCCGGGCTGGGTGTGGAGATGGGGGTCGGCAAGCGGATGCTGACCGTCTTCGAGGCCCGGCCGGGGCTGCTGCACGCGGCGATCACCGGGTTCCGTCCGGCCTGGCGGGCCTTCGCCCGCATCACGCGGGGCGCGACGACCCTGGCCGACATGGTGCGCACGTACCCGCTGGCGCGCAAGGCGCTGCACGTGCTGGACGCGCGGCAGGCGGCGGCCGCCCGCAACGGCGCCGGGGACGGGGCGTAG
- a CDS encoding nitroreductase/quinone reductase family protein, with the protein MNAPTPYYVQAGPLVTRFNSLFGKLARAGISLAGSAELSVRGRTSGKMQRIPVNPHTYEGAEYLVSARGHSQWVRNMRVAGGGELRVGRKVRAFTVDEITDPVEKAAILRAYLEKWGWEVNQFFRGVDAKASDTEIQAIAGDHPVFRIVPASS; encoded by the coding sequence GTGAACGCGCCCACCCCGTACTACGTCCAGGCCGGCCCGCTCGTCACCCGCTTCAACTCGCTCTTCGGCAAGCTGGCCCGCGCCGGCATCAGCCTGGCCGGCAGCGCCGAGCTCTCGGTGCGCGGTCGCACCTCCGGCAAGATGCAGCGCATCCCGGTCAATCCGCACACGTACGAGGGTGCCGAGTACCTCGTCTCGGCGCGCGGCCACTCCCAGTGGGTGCGCAACATGCGGGTCGCGGGCGGCGGCGAGCTGCGCGTGGGACGCAAGGTGCGCGCGTTCACCGTCGACGAGATCACCGACCCGGTCGAGAAGGCCGCGATCCTGCGCGCCTACCTGGAGAAGTGGGGCTGGGAGGTCAACCAGTTCTTCCGGGGCGTCGACGCGAAGGCCTCCGACACGGAGATCCAGGCGATCGCCGGCGACCACCCCGTGTTCCGGATCGTCCCGGCGTCGAGCTGA
- a CDS encoding TetR/AcrR family transcriptional regulator, with amino-acid sequence MNTVRGARERARIEVTAAIKDEARRRLAAEGAAKLSLRAVARELGMVSSALYRYFPSRDELLTALIIDAYDSLGAAAEEADARALAAGAAPRDRWIAACEAVRTWALEHPHEYALVYGSPVPGYSAPADTIGPASRVGNVLIGVVRAAYEGRGLALPPLPPALGPEAGRMAADFAEGLPPAVVAALVAAWAQLAGLVSFELFGQFKGVVEERSAFFTHAAGQLAHGVGLPAV; translated from the coding sequence ATGAACACCGTGCGAGGGGCCAGGGAACGGGCCCGCATCGAGGTCACCGCCGCCATCAAGGACGAGGCGCGCCGCAGGCTCGCGGCCGAGGGCGCCGCGAAGCTCTCCCTGCGCGCCGTCGCCCGCGAGCTCGGCATGGTCTCCTCCGCCCTCTACCGCTACTTCCCGAGCCGCGACGAGCTGCTGACCGCGCTCATCATCGACGCGTACGACAGCCTCGGCGCCGCCGCCGAGGAGGCCGACGCCCGGGCCCTCGCCGCCGGCGCCGCGCCCCGCGACCGCTGGATCGCCGCCTGCGAGGCCGTCCGCACGTGGGCGCTGGAGCACCCGCACGAGTACGCCCTCGTCTACGGCTCCCCCGTCCCCGGCTACAGCGCCCCCGCCGACACCATCGGCCCCGCCTCCCGGGTCGGCAACGTCCTCATCGGCGTCGTCCGCGCCGCCTACGAGGGGCGCGGCCTCGCCCTCCCGCCGCTGCCGCCCGCCCTCGGCCCCGAAGCCGGCCGGATGGCCGCCGACTTCGCCGAAGGCCTGCCCCCGGCGGTCGTCGCCGCCCTCGTCGCTGCCTGGGCGCAGCTGGCCGGGCTCGTCTCCTTCGAACTGTTCGGCCAGTTCAAGGGCGTCGTCGAGGAACGGTCCGCCTTCTTCACGCACGCGGCGGGGCAGTTGGCGCACGGGGTCGGTCTGCCCGCCGTATGA
- a CDS encoding spherulation-specific family 4 protein encodes MPRAEKALYAVLATVLLAAPAPSAGTPPREAPTGPAPAAAPAPDPPPTPRMPGVRGLEIGVPAYVMANDRMLTDLTATGPAPSVVVLNPGNGDAPFGAPWRARADALRARTTSTGERTKVLGYVHTDHGNRDIAAVKASVDNYLKTADGRLHVDGIFFDVVSRDCGPADATRDHYAELRRYVQDTMNAVDPAAPDLVVNNPGTAIADCYLEPGRRTADVFVTYEDTYAAYTGAGWLGGNVFDHDSGYRPGTELDPSGTAFWHLVHDVPDDTAMRATLRTAFDRGAGYAYATDTVMPNPWNTGPTWKYTSQTRYAATLG; translated from the coding sequence ATGCCTCGCGCCGAGAAGGCCTTGTACGCCGTCCTGGCCACCGTCTTACTGGCCGCGCCGGCGCCGTCCGCCGGCACGCCGCCGCGCGAAGCGCCCACCGGGCCCGCTCCGGCCGCCGCCCCGGCGCCCGACCCGCCCCCCACCCCCCGGATGCCCGGCGTACGGGGCCTGGAGATCGGCGTCCCCGCGTACGTGATGGCGAACGACCGCATGCTGACCGACCTCACCGCCACCGGTCCTGCCCCCTCCGTGGTCGTACTGAACCCCGGCAACGGAGACGCCCCCTTCGGCGCCCCCTGGCGGGCCCGCGCCGACGCGCTCCGCGCCCGAACCACCTCCACCGGCGAGCGGACCAAGGTGCTCGGTTACGTCCACACCGACCACGGCAACCGCGACATCGCCGCCGTCAAGGCCTCCGTCGACAACTACCTCAAGACCGCTGACGGCCGCCTCCACGTCGACGGCATCTTCTTCGACGTCGTCAGCCGCGACTGCGGCCCCGCCGACGCCACCCGCGACCACTACGCCGAGCTGCGCCGCTACGTCCAGGACACCATGAACGCCGTGGACCCCGCCGCTCCCGACCTCGTCGTCAACAACCCCGGCACCGCGATAGCCGACTGCTACCTGGAGCCCGGCCGGCGCACCGCGGACGTCTTCGTCACCTACGAGGACACCTACGCCGCGTACACCGGAGCCGGCTGGCTCGGGGGCAACGTCTTCGACCACGACTCCGGCTACCGGCCCGGCACCGAACTCGACCCGAGCGGAACGGCCTTCTGGCACCTGGTCCACGACGTCCCCGACGACACGGCGATGCGCGCCACCCTCCGCACGGCCTTCGACCGGGGCGCGGGCTACGCCTACGCCACCGACACGGTCATGCCCAACCCCTGGAACACGGGCCCGACATGGAAGTACACCTCCCAGACCAGGTACGCGGCCACGCTCGGCTAG
- a CDS encoding Mth938-like domain-containing protein — translation MIIEAAMLGRMTTTDPDTADDASGPAGGTEPSDAVASPRVRRLEWGLMEIEGLAPGKDFVLYPGGGHLWNWATHGTRHSPGIQPGDVRELLERGAAVVVLGLGMEERLGIAPPTLELLRQAGVEVHMKETRAAAALYNTLAAAGRPVGGLFHSTC, via the coding sequence GTGATCATCGAGGCTGCGATGCTGGGCCGCATGACCACCACCGATCCCGACACCGCCGACGACGCCTCCGGCCCGGCCGGGGGCACCGAGCCGTCGGACGCGGTCGCGTCGCCGAGGGTCCGCCGCCTGGAATGGGGCCTGATGGAGATCGAAGGCCTCGCTCCCGGCAAGGACTTCGTCCTGTATCCGGGCGGCGGCCACCTGTGGAACTGGGCCACGCACGGCACCCGCCACTCCCCCGGGATCCAGCCCGGGGACGTCCGCGAGCTGCTGGAGCGCGGCGCGGCGGTCGTCGTCCTCGGCCTCGGCATGGAGGAGCGGCTCGGGATCGCACCGCCGACCCTGGAGCTGCTCCGGCAGGCGGGCGTGGAAGTGCACATGAAGGAGACCCGGGCGGCCGCCGCGCTGTACAACACCCTGGCGGCCGCGGGCCGGCCCGTGGGCGGCCTCTTCCACTCGACCTGCTGA